In Ailuropoda melanoleuca isolate Jingjing chromosome 4, ASM200744v2, whole genome shotgun sequence, the following proteins share a genomic window:
- the SMIM4 gene encoding small integral membrane protein 4, producing the protein MFSRAQVKRVLQRVPGKQRFGVYRFLPFFFVLGGTMEWIMIKLRVGQETFYDVYRRKASERQYQRRLENASETELQPSIK; encoded by the exons ATGTTTTCCAGGGCCCAAGTGAAGCGGGTCCTGCAGCGGGTGCCCGGGAAGCAGCGATTCGGCGTCTACAGGTTCCTGCCCTTTTTTTTTGTCCTGGGAGGAACGATGGAGTGGATCATGATTAAACTGCGTGTGGGCCAGGAGACCTTCT atgaTGTCTACCGTAGAAAAGCCTCAGAACGACAGTATCAGAGAAGGCTGGAAAATGCATCAGAGACTGAACTTCAGCCATCAATAAAGTGA